CCGGCGCACGGCGATGAACTCGGCGTGGCCGTAGATCTTGACGTGGAGCATCACTGCCCTCCCCTGCTCACAGCCCACCGGCGGCGAGTTCCACCGCGCGCATCAGGGCGGCGGCCTTGGCGCGGGTCTCGAGTTCCTCGCTGACCGGGTCGCTGTCCGCGACGATGCCCGCGCCCGCCTGGATGTGCACGCGGCCGTGCGCGATCACCATGGTCCGCAGCGTGAGGGCCATGTCCATGCTGCCGTCGAAGGCGATGTACCCGAAGCTGCCGCCGTACGGACCGCGCCGCACGGGTTCGAGTTCGTCGATGATCTCCATAGCGCGGATCTTCGGCGCGCCGCTGACCGTGCCCATCGGCTGAACGCTCGCCAGCGCGTGCAGCGGCGTCTGGCCGGCGCGCAACTGCCCGGTCACGCTGGACACGATGTGCATCACGTGGCTGTAGCGCTCGATGGTGAAGGCGTCCTGCACGCGCACGCTGCCGTATTCGCTGACCCGGCCGAGGTCGTTGCGGCCCAGGTCCACCAGCATCAGGTGCTCGGCGCGCTCCTTCTCGTCGGCCAGCAGTTCGGCCGCGAGCGCGTGGTCGGCTTCCGGCGTGGCGCCGCGCGGCCGCGTGCCGGCGATCGGCCGGGTCGTGACCGAGGCGCCGTCGCTGGCGAGCAGGCTCTCCGGGCTGCTGGCGACCAGCGTGACCGGCCCGAGTTGCAGGTAGCCCAGGTACGGACTGGGATTCACGCGGCGCAGCGCGCGGTACAGCGCGAAGGGGTGCACGCCGCCCAGCTCCGCACTGAAGCGCTGCGCGGGCACCACCTGGAAGATGTCGCCGGCGCGGATGTACTCCAGCGCGCGCTCCACCGCGGCCTGGTAGCCCTGCGGCGTGAAGTTGCTGGTGAACTGCGGCGCGGGCACGCTGCCCTGCCCCGGTACGTCCGGCAGCGGGCCGCGCAGGCGGGCGACCAGCGTCTGCACCTCGGCCTCGGCGGCGTCGACCGATGGGGCCGTCGCCACCGCGACCAGGCGGTGACGCAGGTGATCGAAGATCACCATGCCGCGCGGCGCGATGAAACACGCGTCCGGCACGTCCAGCTCGTCCGGATTGGCGTCCGGCAGGCGTTCGTACGCCCGCACGATGTCGTACGCGGCGTACCCGACCGCGCCCCCCACGAAGGCGGGCAGCCCGTCGGGTACCGGCACGGTGCGGGTGATCGCGGCGTACAGCCGGGCGAGCGGGTCCGCGTCCGGCCCGGTCCCGTCGCCGAACACGCCGCTGGAGTGCACGTGCCCGGCGCGGTACTCGAAGCGGCCCTGCTCGCCCACCCCGATGAACGAGTAGCGGCCGAGCTTCTCGCCGGCCTCCACGCTCTCGAGCAGGAAGGTGACGGTCTCGCCCTGGGCCACTTTCAGGTATGCAGTGACGGGCGTGTCCAGATCGGCGTTCAGCTCGGTGACGGCCAGGTGGAGGGTATCGGGGGTCGGCGTGGCGTGGGCTGTGGTCATGCGGCTCCTGTGCGGCGGGGCAAAAGAAAACGCCCGGTGGGGTGATCCACCTGGGCGCGTCCATCGAGCGGTCTACAGCGCGTTACACCCAGGCAAAGCTGGGCCACCACCACGCGCGGCGTTCGGACATGAGCGGAGCATAGCGCGCCCACCCGCCGGCCTCAAGGGGCGCTCAGGAGCGCAGCTCCGCGCGCGCGGGGGCCGAAGGGGCGCCCGCGTCCTCCTCGTCCTCCAGCGGCGCGAACAGCCGGTCGAGGTCTGCGGCCGTGAGCTGCGTCGCGTCGCTCAGGCCTCCGTCCAGCACGGCGCGCGCCAGGTTCGCCTTGCGGCCCTGCAGGTCGAGGATGCGCTCCTCCACGCTGCCCGCCGCGATCAGCTTGTACACGAAGACCGGCTTGTCCTGCCCGATGCGGTACGCGCGGTCCGTCGCCTGGTCCTCGGCGGCCGGGTTCCACCACGGGTCGTAGTGAATGACGGTGTCGGCAGCGGTGAGGTTCAGGCCCACCCCACCGGCCTTGAGGGTGATCAGGAACACGTGCGTGCGCCCGGCCTGGAACGCGTCGATCTGCTCCTGGCGGTCCTGCGTCTGCCCGGTCAGCATGGAGTACGGGATGCCCTCGGCTTTGAGCCACGGCTCCAGGTGGCCCAGCAGCGTGGCGAAGGAGCTGAAGATCAGCACGCGGCGGCCCTCCTCCAGCATCTGCGGCAGGTTGCCCTGCAGCCAGTCGAACTTCGCGTTGCCCTGCACGCCCGCCGCGGCGTCCAGCTTCACCAGGCGCGGATCGGTCACGGCCTGGCGGAGCTTGAGCAGCGCGTCCAGGATGGCGATGGTGGACCGGGCCAGACCGCGGGCGCGCAGCTCCTCCTGCACGCGGCCCTGCATGGTCACGCGCACGGTCTCGTACAGGTCGCGCTGGTCGCCGTCCAGCGTCACGCGCACGGGGATCTCGGTCTTGGGCGGCAGCTCGCGCGCCACGTCGCGCTTCTCGCGCCGCAGGATGAACGGCCGCACCCGAGCCGCCAGCGCCGTCCGCCGCGCGGGATCGCCGCGCTTCTCGATGGGCGTGCGGTACAGCTCCCGGAAGGTCCGCTCGTCGTGCAGCAGGCCCGGCGCCAGGAAGTTGAACTGCGACCACAGCTCGCCCAGATGGTTTTCCAGCGGCGTGCCCGTCAGCGCCAGGCGGTAGCGGGCGTCCAGCGCGCCGGCCGCCTTCGCCGCGGCGGTCTTGCTGTTCTTGATGTTCTGCGCCTCGTCCAGGATCACCAGGTGGTACGCGAACGCCGCCAGATCTTCCAGATCGCGCGGCAGCAGCGGATACGTCGTCAGGATCAGGTCGTGCTGCGGAATCCGCTCGAAGCTCGCGCGGCGGTCCTTGCCGTGCAGCGTCAGCACCCGCAGCGACGGCGCGAACTTCGCCGCCTCGGACTGCCAGTTCCCGATCACGGAGGTCGGCGCGACCACCAGACTGGGCCGGTCGGCGCGGCCGGACTCCTGCTCCAGCAGCAGGTGCGCGAGCGTCTGGACCGTCTTGCCCAGCCCCATGTCGTCGGCCAGGATGCCGCCCATGTCGTACTGGCGCAGGAACTGCAGCCACGCGAGGCCCTGGAGCTGGTACGGGCGCAGATCGGCGTTCAGGCCCTGCGGGGGCCGCACCGGGTCGATGCCGCCGAAGTCGCGCAGACGGCGGCCGAGGTCGAGCAGGCGCTCGGCGCCCAGCCAGCGGGCCTGCACGGCGCCCTCCAGTTCGGCAAGGCGGGCGGCGTCGAGCAGCGGGAGCTTCAGCGGGCCGGGCGGCAGGTCGCGCAGATTGAGTTCAACCAGCACGCTCAGGATGGCGCGGATGCGCCCGGCGGGCAAAGCGACGCGGCGGCCATCTGCCAGGGTGGCGGTGATGGTCTCGTCGTCGGAGAGATCCTGCAGCGCCTCGGGCGTGAACAGTTCCGGCTGCCGGGCGATCAGGTCGGCCAGCACGGGGATCAGGCTGACCTGCTGGCCGTCCACCACGATGCCCAGGTCGAGGGTGAACCACCCGCCGGCGCTGTCGTCGGCGTGCCCATACCAGTCGGTGATCTGCGCGAAGTTCAGCGGGAAGTCCGGGTGGAGCAGGACCGTGAAGCCCTGGGCTTCCAGCGCGTGGCGGCCCTCGCGCATGAAGTCGGCCCACGCGTCGTCGCCGTCCAGACTCAGCAGGTCGCCGAGGTCTCCGGGCAGCGTGAAGTCGCCCTGGTACAGGTCTTCCAGGCGCTGGAAGCCGGCGAGGTGCAGGTCGCGGCTGGCGTCGCGTTCCTGCTGGGGCCGGCGGGTCACGCGCGTCAGGACCCCGTCGCGGTACAGGGTGGGGCCGCTGCTGGCGGCGCCGTCGGGAACGGCCAGACCGCCGTAGGCGTGCCGGAGTTCGGCCGCCGGGAACACCCGCGTCTCGGGTCGGCGGGCCCAGCCGTCGCGGACATACACGGTGGCGGTGCGGCCCATCAGGTGCAGCTGAGGGGTGTACGGCAGGTCCTCTTCACGCACCTGCACGGTCTGCGGGATGGGCAGGTTCAGGCCGGACGCAGTGATCGCGTGGGCCAGCGCTGTGGCCTGGGCCGGCGCCAGGCTGGGGCCGGACAGGAAGCGGGCGACCTGATCCGGGCTGGCGTTCACGCCCAGGCGGCTGAGTTCCGCGATGTCCGGCTGCACCGCCCACGGGGGCGTGACCGGCAGCACGACCGCGCCCGGCACGTGCGGGGCGATCAGGGTCGGCGTCTGGGCGCCGCGGGCGTCGCTGGCCCACGCGAGTTCACCGGCAAGCTCCGGACCGCGCCGCAGCGGCTGGTCCGCGCGTTCCCAGCACAGCCGGCCGGAACCGAGCAGCGAGTCGATCAGCAGGTCGCCGGCGGGGTGGTCCGTCAGGGCGTACAGTTCCTCGCCGTAGCGGCCGGGCTCATGGGCGGGCGCGGTGGCCATCTCCAGCAGCCGCAGGATACGGTCGTCGCGGCGCACGAAGCCGGGCGCGGTCGAGAGCGTCCTGGGCACGCTATAGCGCTCAGCGCCGCGCAGGTCGGGCAGGTCGCCGCGCACCGGCACCCGCATGACCTGGATGGCGACCCGCCGCGAACCGCCACCGCTGGCGGGGGGCAGCAGGCGCAGCAGGTAGCGCAACTCGAACTGCCGGCCGCGCGTCTGGCCCGGCTGCTCTTGGAAGGACGCCAGCCACTGCTGGGTACGCGCGTCGAGCGCTTCCTCGGTGGCGCGCGGGACGGGCGCGGCGGGAATCGCCGCGGGGCGGGGCGTGGGCGGCGGATCGGTAGCGAGCACCAGGGCCGCCACGTGCCGGCAGCGGTAGCGGCCGCAGGTGCACGACGACGCCCGCAGCTGCGGGTCGGGCGGCGGAGTCAGCTCCACGCTGGCGTGGTACGTGGTGCCGGCGTCCTGCACGTCGCCGGTGGCGCGCCAGCCGGCGTCTGTCCACTCGCGCGACACGTTCTGCACCGCGCCTTCCCGCAGCGCGAGGCCCTGGGCGGCCGTATCCAGGCCGAACCCGGGCGGCAACCGGCTGAGCTTCACGGCTGCCCCGCCGGGCTGGCGGTCAGGGGCTCGTCAACAAACACGCCCCCGAGTCTAGCGCGCGTGGGGTGACGAATGTCTGACCTTCCCGGCACTTGCCCCGGCGGTGGTCCCGTCCGCGAATGACAGCGGGGACGTCACGTGGCGTCCCCGCAGGTCCAGGCGTCCCCGGTCAGGACGACGACTGGATGCGCCAGACCTTCCCGTTGCCGTCGTCCGTGAGCAGCAGCGCGCCATCCGGAGCGACCACGAGGTCCACAGGCCGGCCGAGCGTCTTCTGGCCCGACAGGAACCCGGTCAGGAAGTCCGCGACCTTGCCCGTCTGTGGATCGACCGTGACGACCTTGTAGCCGCTCTTGGCGCTGCGGTTCCAGCTGCCGTGCAGCGCGACGAACAGCTGCCCCTTGTAGGTGGCGGGGAAGCTCGCACCGGTGTACGCGGCCAGGCCCAGCGGCGCGGAGTGCGCGGTGGTCAGCGCGAAGGCGGGGGTGGCGCCGGTGCAGGTGGCGGCGGTCTTCTTGCCGAAGTCCTTGTCCCACACCTGGGCCTCGCCGGACTTGGTGGTGTAGCAGTACGGCCAGCCGTAGAAGCCGCCGGCCTTGACCTTGTAGAAGCCCTCGGGCGGCAGGTCGTCGCCCAGCTGGTCGCGGCCGTTGTTGGTGGCGTAGAGCGTGTCGCCCACCCACTCGATGCCGACCGGGTTGCGCAGGCCGGTGGCGTAGGGCTTGCCGTTCTTGCCGTCTGCGTCGTAGACCCAGATGGCGGCGCGCTTGGTGTCGGTCTCCTCGCACACGTTGCAGGAGCTGCCGGCCGCCACGTACATCTTGCCGTCCGGGCCGAACTCCACGGTGCGGGTGGAGTGGCCGCCGCCGCTGGGCAGCGTGAGCAGCGTCTCGGGCTGGCCGCTGGCCTTGGTGTCGCCGGGCTTGTAGGCGTAGCGCACGACCTTATCGGTCTCGGCCACGTACAGGTAGCCGCCGTGGATGGCCAGGCCGTGTGGCTGGTTCAGGCCAGTGGCGTACACCTGCTTGCTGTCGGCCTTGCCGTCCTTATTCGCGTCCGGGAGGACATACACGGTGCCGGCGCCCATGTCGCTCAGCAGCACGTCGCCGGTGCTGGCGACCACCATGAAGCGCGGCTGCTTGAAGCCGGTGGCGTATTCCATGACCTTGAAGCCGTCGGGCGTCTTGAGGGCCGGCGAGGTCTGGGCGGCGGCGGGCGTGGGCACGGCACACGACACGGTCAGGAGGGCCAGAGTCAGGGGCCGCAGCATGGAGGGCATGCGCTCAGTCGAGCATTTGCGTGTGAGAGGGCACCGGGGCGCGCATGAAGGTGCCCCGGCCGTCGGTGACCCGGCGCCCTCTTCAGCCCTCGTACTGGCTGAGCACCTGTTCCGTCCGGGCCGTCTTGACGCGGTTGACGAGCCGTTCGTACTCGTGCCGGTCGCGCAGCGACTTGCTGAGGGTCAGGGTGCTGGCGGTCAGGAACAGCGTGCCCATCAGCAGGTAGCCGCGCATCCAGGCGTCGACGGGCAGGTACCAGATCCCGACCAGCATCGCGGCCATGCTGATCAGGAACGCGAGCCAGATGAAGCCGAGCCACGCGGGCGAGTCTCCGATCAGGTCCGGAGCGGTGTAGGGCGACGGCGTGCGCTGCGTCATGGCCGACCTCCAGGGTGAATGGGGCGGGCGCCCCGGCGAAACGGTGCACCGAGTGTAAGTGGTGACGAATGTCCCGCCCTGCGGTCCGGACGGAGTCAAGGAAGCGCGGAATCCTGCGGCCCAGTCGGGCCTCCGCCGCAACCGGTGACCATGACCCCAGGGCCACCTGCGGCCATCCGACCCGGACGGGACGTGACCCGTGGCGTGGAGGCTCCCGCCGCTTTCAGGGCGCGTCGGTCGGGCGGTACTCGAAGTGGGCGCCCAGCGCTTCCAGGTGCCGGAAGAACATCGGGTAGCTCTTGCGGACATGGTGCGCCCCGGTGATCGTGATGGGCGCGTCCGCGCGCAGGCCCAGCACCGTCAGCAGCATGATCATGCGGTGGTCGCCGTGTCCGTCGGCCGTGACGCCCCCCGCGACGCGCTCGGCCCCGGTGACACTCAGGGAGTCGGCGGTCTCGGCGGCGCTCAGGCCCAGCCGCTGCAGTTCCCGGCGCGTGTCACTGATGCGGTCGCATTCCTTCAGGCGCAGGGTGGAGACGTTCTCCCACGTGGTGGTGCCGGCCGCGCCCGCCGCCGCCGCCGTGAGGGCCTGCACGGCGTCCGTGAAGCCGTCGCCGTCGCGCGTGACCGCGTGGAGCGGCCGCCCGCCCCGCACGACCAGCGTGTCGCCCTCCCTCACGATGTCCGCGCCCATCTCGCGCAGCACCGCCACGGCCTCGCGTTCGCCCTGGAGGTCGCGTTCGCGCAGGTTCGAGAGCCGCAGCACGCCCGGCACCGTCGCGGCCGCCGCGAGGATCGCCGCCGATCCGGGGTAATCGCCGGGCACCGTCACGCGCTCGGCGTGGTAGCGCTGGCCGCCGGGAATGGTGATGCGGCTGAGGTCCTCGCTCGCCGTGGCGCGCACCCCGAAGGCCGCCAGGGTATCGAGCGTCTGGCGCAGCGGCGCGTGGCTCTTGATCTCATCGGTCAGGCGCAGGTCCAGGCCGTCCGGCAGCAGCGGGGCCAGGAACATCAGCGCGGACGCGTACTGGCTGGACTTCTCGGCGCTGACCTCGACAACGCCGCCACGCACCGGACCGCCGACCGTGATGGGCAGTCGGCCGCCGTCGCTGCTCACGCGCGCGCCCAAACGTTCGAGCGCCGTGAGCAGGTCGCCCTGCGGGCGTTTGCCCAGCGAGTCCGCGTAGTCCGTGACGAAGGTCGTGTCGGTCGTGAGGGCCGCCACGCCCATCAGGAAGCGGGCCACGGCGCCCGCGTTGCCGGGGTTCAGGTTCACGCCCGCGCGCGGCGCCGCGCCGAAGCCGCGTATCACGGCGTCGTCCCCGACCAGCGTGACGCCCGCGCCCCAGTCCTCCAGGCAGCGCAGCATCGCCTCGGCGTCCTCGCTGGTCGCCACGCCCACCACGCGTGTCTGGCCCTCCGCCAGGGCCGCCGCTAGCAGGTAACGGGTGGTGTAGTTCTTGCTGGGCTGCGCGCGCAGTTCGCCCCGCAGTTCCCGCGCGGGGTGAACGACCACATCGAAGCGCTCCGGCAGACCATCGGCACTCATGCAGCGAGGCTAGCGTGTGCGCCGTCCCCCGGCCCGGCGCTGTCTTGCCCACGCCGGGGCCACGTGCCGGGTGGTCTACAGTGGGCCATGCGCGACTTCGCTCCCGGCCAGCGCTGGACGTACGCCACCCGCCCCGGCGAGGAGTCGTCCACGATCCTGATCCTGGCGACCGAGCCCGGCGACGACGGCGGCATCGTGCACATCCGGGTGGAGGGCCTGCACCTGCACACCCCGCACGGCGAGCAGGGCGAACTGGCCCACTCTCCCATCTCGGACGCCGCCCTGCGGCACTCCGTCACGGCGCTGGTCGAGGAGAACGCGGCCCTGCCGGACGATCACGCCGGCCTGCGGCACTGGGCGGACGCGTATAGCCGCGGCGAGGCGGGCTACTTCACGCTGAGCGTGGCGGAGATCGTCGCGGCCATCGAGGAGGTGGTGGGCGGCGCCGCCGGAAGTGACGCGCCGCCCCTGTTCCGCAAGGCAAACCCGAAGTAGGGCCCCCGCGGCTTACGTGGACACGGTCGGCCCGGCGCGCCGGGCGGCGAGTTCCCGCTCCTTGAGGAACTCGGCGGCCAGGAAGGAACCGACCACGGCGACCACGGACGCCCCCTGGAGCAGTACGCCCTCCCAGGTGGCGTGCACGCCCAGCCACAGCCCCAGCCCGGCCGGCAGCGCCACGGGGAGCGGATGCACCGGCAGCCAGCCCACCAGTTGCAGCGTGTGCACGGTGTTGCCCACCATCACGGCGAGCACGGCGGCGATGAGCACGCCGGTCCAGATCAGCAGCTTCTTCATGGGCAGTTTCGCCTGCCAGCGGAACACGGCCACGCCCACGCCGCACACCGCCGCGAGGCCCGCGCCCGCGCCGCCCAGCACCGGCACCGCGCCGACCTGCAACACCAGCGACTGGAGGAACAGCACCGTCTCGAAGCCCTCGCGGTAGATGCTGGTGAAGCCCAGCACCGCCAGCCCCCACCACTGCGCCCGGTGCGCCGCGCCGTGCGTGAGCGTGTGCTTGTGCTGCTGCATGGAGGCCATGCGGTCGGTCCAGTACACCTGGTGGTAGAACCAGTTCATGATCAGCAGCAGCACGCCGATCGCGATCACGCTCACCACGGCCTCGAGCTTCTCGCCGTAGCGGCCCAGCAGCGACAGCGCGCCCTGCATCACGAACCACGTGGCGGCGGTGCCGATCATCGCGCCGGCCGCGCCCAGCCACATCGGCCGCCGCAGGGGGCGCACGGCGGGACGGCGCAGACTGCCCATCAGCGCCGCGAGGATCAGGACGGCCTCCAGGCCCTCGCGGAACACGATGATGCCGGCGTTGGTGGCGACCGCGCCCGGCGCCGCCTCGGTGCCGAGCACGCCCGCGACGTCCGCCAGGGTGGTCTGGAGGGCCGCGCGGGTCACCTGGAACTCGCGGGCGGGCGCGCGGGTGTGGATCAGGGTCGCCAGGCCGCTGGGCGCCGTGCCGTTCCACACCAGGCCCTCCAGCCGCGCCTTGAGATCCGGGTTGAACACCGCGATGCGCGCCTCGGTGCCGCTCTCGAGCAGGGCGTAGGCGTCCAGGCGGGCGGTCTCGGCAGCCGTCCACTCGCCGGCCTGGGCGGCGGCCACCACCGCGTCGAGCTGCGCGCGCACCACGTCGAGGTCGCCGCTGGCGTCCTGGTGCTGCCACGCGGGCGGGAACGCGGCGCGCAGCTGCTGCTGGAGGGCCTGGACGCGGCCGCGCAGCTCGTCGGGGCTGGGCACCGCACGGGCCATGCCCTCTGGGCTGAGCTGGGCGTGCAGGTCACCGAAAGCGCGTGTGAGCGGCGCGCCAGTCGCAGGCGGCAGCAGCGGGCTCAGGTCAGCCAGCGCCGACCGCGCGCCGCTCAGGAACGTGCGGGCCTCGTTCACCTCGACTGCGAGGGTCACGATGGGCCGCCCGCCGTCGGTCTTGACGCCGCGCGCGTACTCGACCGGCACCAGTCCCAGGAAGCGCGTGACCTGCGCCGCACGGGCCGCGACCTCGCGGGCGGTCAGCGGCGCGGCACGGAAGTCGCCCAGCGCGGCGTTCACGGCGTCCAGTGTGGCCGGCAGCGCAGCGAGCTGTGCGTCCAGAGCGCGGGCGGCCGCCTCGCCCCGCTGCGCGGCGTATGCGGGACGCAGCAGGGCGGCGTAGCCCTGCGCCAGGGCGGCGTGTTCAGCGCCCAGCACCGCGAAACCGCGCGCGCGGTCGTCCGCGAGGTCGCGCAGCGCGCCCAGCAGCCGCGCCTGGTACGCGTCGAGCACGTCCGAGCGCACGGCGGTCAGGGCGTCGGCGGGGCTCATCCGGCCAGAGGCAAGGGCCTCGACGGCGGTGGTCGCGTCGGCGTTCAGGCGGGTCAGGCTGCTCGCCACGCGGTACTCGCGGGCCGCAAGCCATTCGCGGGCGCCCTGGGCGTCGCCGGCCTGCACGCTGGCTTCCAGACCGGTGGTCACGCCGCGCAGCAGCGCCGTCCACGCCTGGGCGCCCGCGCGGGCCAGCGGGGCCGCCTCGCCGCGGGCGGCGGCGGCCTGGGCCGCGTCCAGCGCGGCGCGCACGCCACGTGCCGCGGCGGGATCGGCCGTCTCGATCTGCGCCGAGATGCCGGCGTACTCCGCGCGGGCCTGCGCGACCAGCCGCGTCGCCTGCGCGGCATCGAAGTCGAGTTCCAGCGTGGCGTCGACCAGGCGCGCGCGCATGCCCTCGCCAGCGGTGGCGAGGTCCGCGGCGGGGGCAGCCACGGCGCCGGGCAGGATGCCGACGGCCACGGCGATCAACACAGTCAGGAACCGGCGCATGTCAGTCGATCCTCACGCCGAGCAGCGCGGCGGCCTGGGTCA
This region of Deinococcus metalli genomic DNA includes:
- the aroA gene encoding 3-phosphoshikimate 1-carboxyvinyltransferase is translated as MSADGLPERFDVVVHPARELRGELRAQPSKNYTTRYLLAAALAEGQTRVVGVATSEDAEAMLRCLEDWGAGVTLVGDDAVIRGFGAAPRAGVNLNPGNAGAVARFLMGVAALTTDTTFVTDYADSLGKRPQGDLLTALERLGARVSSDGGRLPITVGGPVRGGVVEVSAEKSSQYASALMFLAPLLPDGLDLRLTDEIKSHAPLRQTLDTLAAFGVRATASEDLSRITIPGGQRYHAERVTVPGDYPGSAAILAAAATVPGVLRLSNLRERDLQGEREAVAVLREMGADIVREGDTLVVRGGRPLHAVTRDGDGFTDAVQALTAAAAGAAGTTTWENVSTLRLKECDRISDTRRELQRLGLSAAETADSLSVTGAERVAGGVTADGHGDHRMIMLLTVLGLRADAPITITGAHHVRKSYPMFFRHLEALGAHFEYRPTDAP
- a CDS encoding FTR1 family protein, encoding MRRFLTVLIAVAVGILPGAVAAPAADLATAGEGMRARLVDATLELDFDAAQATRLVAQARAEYAGISAQIETADPAAARGVRAALDAAQAAAARGEAAPLARAGAQAWTALLRGVTTGLEASVQAGDAQGAREWLAAREYRVASSLTRLNADATTAVEALASGRMSPADALTAVRSDVLDAYQARLLGALRDLADDRARGFAVLGAEHAALAQGYAALLRPAYAAQRGEAAARALDAQLAALPATLDAVNAALGDFRAAPLTAREVAARAAQVTRFLGLVPVEYARGVKTDGGRPIVTLAVEVNEARTFLSGARSALADLSPLLPPATGAPLTRAFGDLHAQLSPEGMARAVPSPDELRGRVQALQQQLRAAFPPAWQHQDASGDLDVVRAQLDAVVAAAQAGEWTAAETARLDAYALLESGTEARIAVFNPDLKARLEGLVWNGTAPSGLATLIHTRAPAREFQVTRAALQTTLADVAGVLGTEAAPGAVATNAGIIVFREGLEAVLILAALMGSLRRPAVRPLRRPMWLGAAGAMIGTAATWFVMQGALSLLGRYGEKLEAVVSVIAIGVLLLIMNWFYHQVYWTDRMASMQQHKHTLTHGAAHRAQWWGLAVLGFTSIYREGFETVLFLQSLVLQVGAVPVLGGAGAGLAAVCGVGVAVFRWQAKLPMKKLLIWTGVLIAAVLAVMVGNTVHTLQLVGWLPVHPLPVALPAGLGLWLGVHATWEGVLLQGASVVAVVGSFLAAEFLKERELAARRAGPTVST
- a CDS encoding PQQ-dependent sugar dehydrogenase, translating into MLRPLTLALLTVSCAVPTPAAAQTSPALKTPDGFKVMEYATGFKQPRFMVVASTGDVLLSDMGAGTVYVLPDANKDGKADSKQVYATGLNQPHGLAIHGGYLYVAETDKVVRYAYKPGDTKASGQPETLLTLPSGGGHSTRTVEFGPDGKMYVAAGSSCNVCEETDTKRAAIWVYDADGKNGKPYATGLRNPVGIEWVGDTLYATNNGRDQLGDDLPPEGFYKVKAGGFYGWPYCYTTKSGEAQVWDKDFGKKTAATCTGATPAFALTTAHSAPLGLAAYTGASFPATYKGQLFVALHGSWNRSAKSGYKVVTVDPQTGKVADFLTGFLSGQKTLGRPVDLVVAPDGALLLTDDGNGKVWRIQSSS
- a CDS encoding DEAD/DEAH box helicase; protein product: MKLSRLPPGFGLDTAAQGLALREGAVQNVSREWTDAGWRATGDVQDAGTTYHASVELTPPPDPQLRASSCTCGRYRCRHVAALVLATDPPPTPRPAAIPAAPVPRATEEALDARTQQWLASFQEQPGQTRGRQFELRYLLRLLPPASGGGSRRVAIQVMRVPVRGDLPDLRGAERYSVPRTLSTAPGFVRRDDRILRLLEMATAPAHEPGRYGEELYALTDHPAGDLLIDSLLGSGRLCWERADQPLRRGPELAGELAWASDARGAQTPTLIAPHVPGAVVLPVTPPWAVQPDIAELSRLGVNASPDQVARFLSGPSLAPAQATALAHAITASGLNLPIPQTVQVREEDLPYTPQLHLMGRTATVYVRDGWARRPETRVFPAAELRHAYGGLAVPDGAASSGPTLYRDGVLTRVTRRPQQERDASRDLHLAGFQRLEDLYQGDFTLPGDLGDLLSLDGDDAWADFMREGRHALEAQGFTVLLHPDFPLNFAQITDWYGHADDSAGGWFTLDLGIVVDGQQVSLIPVLADLIARQPELFTPEALQDLSDDETITATLADGRRVALPAGRIRAILSVLVELNLRDLPPGPLKLPLLDAARLAELEGAVQARWLGAERLLDLGRRLRDFGGIDPVRPPQGLNADLRPYQLQGLAWLQFLRQYDMGGILADDMGLGKTVQTLAHLLLEQESGRADRPSLVVAPTSVIGNWQSEAAKFAPSLRVLTLHGKDRRASFERIPQHDLILTTYPLLPRDLEDLAAFAYHLVILDEAQNIKNSKTAAAKAAGALDARYRLALTGTPLENHLGELWSQFNFLAPGLLHDERTFRELYRTPIEKRGDPARRTALAARVRPFILRREKRDVARELPPKTEIPVRVTLDGDQRDLYETVRVTMQGRVQEELRARGLARSTIAILDALLKLRQAVTDPRLVKLDAAAGVQGNAKFDWLQGNLPQMLEEGRRVLIFSSFATLLGHLEPWLKAEGIPYSMLTGQTQDRQEQIDAFQAGRTHVFLITLKAGGVGLNLTAADTVIHYDPWWNPAAEDQATDRAYRIGQDKPVFVYKLIAAGSVEERILDLQGRKANLARAVLDGGLSDATQLTAADLDRLFAPLEDEEDAGAPSAPARAELRS
- the trpE gene encoding anthranilate synthase component I, translated to MTTAHATPTPDTLHLAVTELNADLDTPVTAYLKVAQGETVTFLLESVEAGEKLGRYSFIGVGEQGRFEYRAGHVHSSGVFGDGTGPDADPLARLYAAITRTVPVPDGLPAFVGGAVGYAAYDIVRAYERLPDANPDELDVPDACFIAPRGMVIFDHLRHRLVAVATAPSVDAAEAEVQTLVARLRGPLPDVPGQGSVPAPQFTSNFTPQGYQAAVERALEYIRAGDIFQVVPAQRFSAELGGVHPFALYRALRRVNPSPYLGYLQLGPVTLVASSPESLLASDGASVTTRPIAGTRPRGATPEADHALAAELLADEKERAEHLMLVDLGRNDLGRVSEYGSVRVQDAFTIERYSHVMHIVSSVTGQLRAGQTPLHALASVQPMGTVSGAPKIRAMEIIDELEPVRRGPYGGSFGYIAFDGSMDMALTLRTMVIAHGRVHIQAGAGIVADSDPVSEELETRAKAAALMRAVELAAGGL
- a CDS encoding YiaA/YiaB family inner membrane protein, with translation MTQRTPSPYTAPDLIGDSPAWLGFIWLAFLISMAAMLVGIWYLPVDAWMRGYLLMGTLFLTASTLTLSKSLRDRHEYERLVNRVKTARTEQVLSQYEG